Proteins co-encoded in one Desulfitobacterium hafniense DCB-2 genomic window:
- a CDS encoding 4Fe-4S dicluster domain-containing protein: MSQYGFYFDMTSCIGCRTCQVSCKDKNDLNVGTIFRQVKAFETGSYPKPGIFHYSGTCNHCENPKCVEGCPTQALHKLENGIVDHDKAKCIGCRYCTWNCPYGVPQFIPELGQISKCNMCKDLIEAGENPVCVDACPMRALEWGDLEELKAKHGDSVQELPFLPAAAVTKPALLIQAKNNAKQNDFKAKEI, from the coding sequence ATGAGTCAATACGGATTCTATTTTGATATGACCTCTTGCATCGGCTGCCGCACCTGTCAGGTGTCCTGCAAGGATAAAAACGATCTGAACGTGGGAACGATCTTCCGTCAGGTCAAAGCCTTTGAAACCGGTTCCTATCCAAAGCCAGGGATTTTTCACTATTCCGGCACCTGCAATCACTGCGAAAACCCCAAATGTGTCGAGGGCTGTCCCACCCAAGCCCTGCACAAGCTGGAAAACGGCATTGTGGATCATGATAAAGCCAAGTGCATCGGCTGCCGCTACTGTACCTGGAACTGTCCTTACGGCGTCCCCCAATTCATCCCCGAACTGGGACAAATCAGCAAATGCAATATGTGCAAGGATCTCATCGAAGCAGGGGAAAACCCTGTCTGCGTGGATGCCTGCCCCATGCGCGCCTTAGAATGGGGAGACTTAGAGGAGCTCAAGGCCAAACACGGGGACAGTGTCCAGGAACTCCCCTTCCTGCCTGCTGCGGCGGTCACCAAGCCCGCTCTGCTGATTCAAGCCAAAAACAACGCCAAGCAAAATGATTTCAAAGCAAAGGAGATCTAA
- a CDS encoding IS4-like element ISDha5 family transposase, with amino-acid sequence MLQHNSLPEQHQNQLSLIFSSLKLSQLLRAAGIRKSYGVSSFVVFQIIFQLVFQGRNLFRLLEGSRAESLPGKDVVYRFLNDSRYNWRRFYQLLSLKMVGRFEKLTSAQRIRVFIVDDSVMERERSKKVELLARVFDHVSGRFVRGYTLLTLGWSDGFSFAPLDFTLMSSAKAKNRLCEMREDLDKRSVGYKRRLEAMSPKPDTVVQMLERALKAGFSADYVLMDSWFTHAPLLQKLRDKELHVIGMVKELKQRYLFEGKSLSLRELYARVPKNPKAEILGSVRVHTPSGLALKVVFVQNRNNRREWLAILTTDLSLETTEVVRIYGMRWSIETFFKMAKSHLKLGTEFQGRSFDMMVSHTTIVFTRYLILEWERRENNDERSLGGLFYLFADEVMDLDLKTALRQLMTFVLNLLPNKPENNESLSQLQKWIAALPSYIKALFPQLGCES; translated from the coding sequence ATGTTACAACACAACTCTCTGCCTGAACAGCATCAAAATCAGCTTTCTTTAATTTTTTCTTCCCTTAAGCTTAGTCAGCTGCTTCGAGCCGCTGGGATCCGCAAGTCCTATGGGGTTTCAAGCTTCGTTGTCTTCCAAATCATTTTCCAACTCGTTTTTCAAGGTCGAAATCTGTTTCGGCTGTTAGAAGGAAGCCGGGCAGAATCTCTTCCAGGTAAAGATGTTGTTTATCGGTTTCTCAATGACTCTCGGTATAACTGGAGGCGTTTTTACCAGTTACTCAGCCTCAAGATGGTCGGACGCTTTGAAAAGCTCACCTCTGCGCAGCGTATCCGTGTTTTTATCGTAGATGATTCTGTAATGGAGCGCGAACGAAGCAAGAAAGTTGAACTCTTAGCCCGAGTGTTTGACCATGTTTCGGGCCGCTTTGTTCGCGGTTACACCTTACTAACCTTGGGCTGGTCTGACGGGTTCAGCTTCGCACCCCTTGATTTTACATTGATGAGTTCTGCAAAAGCTAAAAATCGTCTTTGTGAAATGAGAGAGGACTTAGACAAACGCTCCGTAGGCTATAAGCGTCGCCTGGAAGCGATGAGCCCTAAACCGGACACCGTGGTTCAAATGCTTGAACGAGCTCTCAAAGCCGGATTCTCAGCGGATTACGTCCTAATGGATAGTTGGTTTACCCATGCTCCACTTTTGCAAAAGCTAAGGGATAAGGAGCTTCACGTTATTGGAATGGTTAAAGAACTTAAGCAGCGTTATCTCTTTGAAGGAAAATCACTCAGTTTACGAGAGCTCTACGCGAGAGTCCCAAAGAACCCGAAAGCAGAAATACTGGGTTCAGTGCGTGTTCATACCCCTTCAGGCTTAGCTTTAAAAGTTGTTTTCGTCCAGAATCGAAACAACCGAAGAGAGTGGTTAGCGATCTTAACCACCGATCTTTCCTTAGAAACTACTGAAGTCGTAAGAATTTACGGGATGCGTTGGAGTATCGAAACGTTTTTCAAAATGGCCAAATCGCATTTGAAGCTAGGAACTGAATTTCAGGGCCGATCCTTCGATATGATGGTTAGTCACACAACCATAGTCTTTACCCGTTACCTCATCCTGGAGTGGGAACGAAGAGAAAACAATGATGAACGCTCTCTTGGGGGACTCTTTTATCTTTTTGCTGATGAGGTTATGGATTTAGACTTGAAAACAGCACTACGTCAGTTAATGACGTTTGTTCTTAATCTACTACCCAATAAACCAGAGAATAACGAATCACTCAGTCAATTACAAAAGTGGATTGCTGCATTACCCAGTTATATCAAGGCTCTATTCCCTCAACTGGGGTGCGAAAGTTGA
- a CDS encoding dimethyl sulfoxide reductase anchor subunit family protein: MGETSLLIFSFCMQAAIGIMFFITISKQLYQDKTFKTASYAAAGLSLAGILASLLHLGRPMAFLNSLSHLGTSWLSNEALLCGFFAGIAVLYALVQHFKPGNASLDLLLRWGGSLVGLVAVFSMGKLYSSTTVPVWQGANTFIDFYTTTLAIGALLFIAASLKELQNVDKKIYGAIVLAAVIFQAVSAVPHALSLGKAGMAAQTSAAILSSMTMVIALKWLLVLGGAVLLFWPSKQKSGSGFKAGHVYLACALLVFGELIGRYVFYAAIVTTTIGIT, encoded by the coding sequence ATGGGCGAAACCAGTTTATTGATCTTTTCCTTCTGCATGCAAGCCGCCATTGGGATCATGTTCTTTATCACCATCAGCAAACAGCTTTACCAGGATAAGACCTTTAAAACAGCTTCCTATGCTGCCGCAGGGTTGAGTCTCGCCGGCATTCTGGCCTCCCTGCTGCATCTGGGCCGACCCATGGCTTTCTTAAATTCCCTCTCTCATCTGGGCACATCCTGGTTAAGCAATGAAGCCCTTTTATGCGGCTTCTTCGCCGGCATCGCCGTCCTCTATGCCCTGGTGCAGCACTTTAAGCCTGGCAACGCCAGCCTGGATCTGCTCCTGCGCTGGGGAGGCAGTCTGGTCGGTCTGGTCGCCGTCTTCTCCATGGGGAAACTCTATTCCTCCACCACGGTTCCGGTCTGGCAGGGAGCCAATACCTTTATCGATTTCTATACCACGACCCTTGCCATCGGCGCTCTGCTCTTTATCGCCGCCAGCCTCAAGGAACTGCAGAATGTGGATAAAAAGATCTACGGAGCCATTGTCCTGGCTGCAGTGATCTTTCAGGCCGTCTCTGCCGTTCCCCACGCTTTAAGTTTAGGTAAGGCGGGTATGGCTGCCCAAACCAGCGCAGCCATCTTAAGCAGCATGACCATGGTCATCGCCCTCAAATGGCTGCTGGTCCTGGGGGGCGCGGTGCTCCTCTTCTGGCCCTCCAAGCAAAAGTCCGGCAGCGGCTTTAAAGCCGGTCATGTCTATCTGGCCTGTGCTCTCCTGGTCTTTGGCGAACTGATTGGGCGGTATGTCTTCTATGCGGCGATTGTAACCACAACCATCGGCATAACCTGA
- a CDS encoding IS4-like element ISDha3 family transposase translates to MQDKDTTQSTFMQAFQPFFSKDLWETIHREVPGLDLRSQKLTTNQLTLLISHAQLQEYRALRKISTSVHHDSLGQAIGLESISHSQISRRLKTLPTQVPEMLFKGTLHNVAQKQGYGKIRQQLGKLYMIDASTMSLCLSRYPWAVFRKSKAGVKMHLRLSFDAMAVPDEVLVTPAKTADRKKLDELIVQDQEALNIFDRGYVDYKLFDDYCEKGIRFVTRLKNNAVIEFTGVERPVKEDGLIEEDVDVILGAGSRKMKHTLREVTIDDNVHEPFTILTNDFNLSAEELGEIYRYRWQIELFFKWLKQHAQIKHFYGTSETAVINQILLALMMYCLLVLLKLEAGYPRDLLTLQRLLIACLFERYEEFLEKLRRRRRKGSKRIRYEEIYRMTEHSILKEEETQWLDDLTYDPVIL, encoded by the coding sequence ATGCAGGACAAGGATACTACGCAATCCACATTTATGCAAGCCTTTCAGCCGTTTTTTTCGAAAGATCTATGGGAAACTATTCACCGGGAGGTCCCTGGCCTTGACCTTCGGTCTCAAAAACTAACAACCAATCAACTCACTCTCCTCATTAGCCATGCTCAACTTCAAGAATACAGAGCTTTGCGAAAGATCAGTACAAGTGTTCACCATGACAGTTTAGGTCAAGCTATCGGACTCGAAAGCATTAGTCACAGCCAGATTTCCCGAAGGTTAAAGACCTTACCCACTCAAGTTCCGGAAATGCTTTTTAAGGGCACTTTACATAACGTAGCTCAAAAGCAAGGGTATGGGAAGATTCGGCAGCAACTCGGAAAATTGTACATGATTGATGCATCCACCATGAGCCTATGCCTTTCCCGCTACCCCTGGGCAGTCTTTAGAAAGAGCAAAGCCGGTGTCAAAATGCATCTGCGTTTAAGCTTTGATGCAATGGCTGTCCCGGATGAAGTGCTCGTTACCCCGGCCAAGACCGCCGACCGCAAGAAACTGGATGAGCTCATTGTTCAAGACCAAGAGGCTTTGAATATCTTTGATCGGGGTTATGTGGATTATAAGCTCTTTGATGATTACTGTGAAAAGGGAATACGCTTTGTGACTCGTCTCAAAAACAACGCGGTGATAGAGTTTACTGGAGTAGAACGTCCAGTCAAAGAAGATGGGCTCATCGAAGAGGACGTGGATGTCATCTTAGGAGCAGGTTCTCGAAAAATGAAGCATACCCTTCGGGAAGTGACGATAGATGATAACGTCCATGAACCCTTCACCATCCTGACGAATGATTTTAACCTAAGTGCCGAAGAACTCGGTGAGATCTATCGCTATCGCTGGCAGATTGAGTTATTTTTTAAATGGCTCAAGCAGCATGCTCAAATTAAACACTTTTACGGCACGAGTGAGACCGCAGTCATCAACCAAATCCTCCTAGCCCTGATGATGTATTGCTTATTAGTTCTGCTCAAGCTTGAGGCGGGCTATCCAAGAGATTTACTCACTTTGCAGCGACTGCTGATCGCCTGTCTGTTTGAGAGGTATGAAGAGTTTTTGGAGAAGCTGCGACGACGAAGGAGAAAGGGCTCCAAACGAATCCGTTATGAGGAGATCTATAGAATGACGGAGCATTCTATCTTGAAAGAAGAAGAGACCCAATGGCTCGATGATTTAACCTATGACCCAGTGATACTGTAA
- a CDS encoding 4Fe-4S dicluster domain-containing protein: MSQYGFYFDMTSCIGCRTCQVSCKDKNDLNVGTIFRQVKAFETGSYPKPGIFHYSGTCNHCENPKCVEGCPTQALHKLENGIVDHDKAKCIGCRYCTWNCPYGVPQFIPELGQISKCNMCKDLIEAGENPVCVDACPMRALEWGDLEELKAKHGDSVQELPFLPAAAVTKPALLIQAKNNAKQNDFKAKEI, from the coding sequence ATGAGTCAATACGGATTCTATTTTGATATGACCTCTTGCATCGGCTGCCGCACCTGTCAGGTGTCCTGCAAGGATAAAAACGATCTGAACGTGGGAACGATCTTCCGTCAGGTCAAAGCCTTTGAAACCGGTTCCTATCCAAAGCCAGGGATTTTTCACTATTCCGGCACCTGCAATCACTGCGAAAACCCCAAATGTGTCGAGGGCTGTCCCACCCAAGCCCTGCACAAGCTGGAAAACGGCATTGTGGATCATGATAAAGCCAAGTGCATCGGCTGCCGCTACTGTACCTGGAACTGTCCTTACGGCGTCCCCCAATTCATCCCCGAACTGGGACAAATCAGCAAATGCAACATGTGCAAGGATCTCATCGAAGCAGGGGAAAACCCTGTCTGCGTGGATGCCTGCCCCATGCGCGCCTTAGAATGGGGAGACTTAGAGGAGCTCAAGGCCAAACACGGGGACAGTGTCCAGGAACTCCCCTTCCTGCCTGCTGCGGCGGTCACCAAGCCCGCTCTGCTGATTCAAGCCAAAAACAACGCCAAGCAAAATGATTTCAAAGCAAAGGAGATCTAA
- a CDS encoding type II toxin-antitoxin system HicB family antitoxin, producing MHKYEIIIYWSDEDEAYIAEVPELPGCCADGKTHQEVLRNVEIVINEWIETAKSLGRTIPKPKGRLLFA from the coding sequence ATGCATAAATATGAGATAATCATCTACTGGAGCGATGAAGACGAGGCATATATTGCAGAAGTGCCGGAATTGCCAGGATGTTGTGCTGACGGCAAAACGCACCAGGAAGTTTTAAGGAATGTCGAAATAGTTATTAACGAATGGATAGAAACTGCAAAATCCTTAGGAAGAACCATTCCAAAACCCAAAGGGAGATTATTATTTGCATAA
- a CDS encoding dimethyl sulfoxide reductase anchor subunit family protein, translated as MGETSLLIFSFCMQAAIGIMFFITISKQLYQDKTFKTASYAAAGLSLVGILASLLHLGRPMAFLNSLSHLGTSWLSNEALLCGFFAGIAVLYALVQHFKPGNASLDLLLRWGGSLVGLVAVFSMGKLYSSTTVPVWQGANTFIDFYTTTLAIGALLFIATSLKELQSVDKKIYGAIVLAAVIFQAVSAVPHALSLGKAGMAAQTSAAILSSMTMVIALKWLLILGGAVLLFWPSKQKSGSGFKAGHVYLACALLVFGELIGRYVFYAAIVTTTIGIT; from the coding sequence ATGGGCGAAACCAGTTTATTGATCTTTTCCTTCTGCATGCAAGCCGCCATTGGGATCATGTTCTTTATCACCATCAGCAAACAGCTTTACCAGGATAAGACCTTTAAAACAGCTTCCTATGCTGCCGCAGGGTTGAGTCTCGTCGGCATTCTGGCCTCCCTGCTGCATCTGGGCCGACCCATGGCTTTCTTAAATTCCCTCTCTCATCTGGGCACATCCTGGTTAAGCAATGAAGCCCTTTTATGCGGCTTCTTCGCCGGCATCGCCGTCCTCTATGCCCTGGTGCAGCACTTTAAGCCTGGCAACGCCAGCCTGGATCTGCTCCTGCGCTGGGGAGGCAGTCTGGTCGGTCTGGTCGCCGTCTTCTCTATGGGGAAACTCTATTCCTCCACCACGGTGCCGGTCTGGCAGGGAGCCAATACCTTCATCGATTTCTATACCACGACCCTTGCCATCGGTGCTCTGCTCTTTATCGCCACCAGCCTCAAGGAATTGCAGAGTGTGGATAAAAAGATCTACGGAGCCATTGTCCTGGCTGCAGTGATCTTTCAGGCCGTCTCTGCCGTTCCCCATGCCTTAAGTTTAGGTAAGGCAGGCATGGCTGCCCAAACCAGCGCAGCCATCTTAAGCAGCATGACCATGGTTATCGCCCTCAAATGGCTGCTGATCCTGGGGGGCGCGGTGCTCCTCTTCTGGCCCTCCAAGCAAAAGTCCGGCAGCGGCTTTAAAGCCGGTCATGTTTATCTGGCCTGTGCTCTCCTGGTCTTTGGCGAACTGATTGGGCGGTATGTCTTTTATGCGGCGATTGTGACCACAACCATCGGCATTACCTGA
- a CDS encoding type II toxin-antitoxin system HicA family toxin: MQRYCKDIDFADLCKVLGHLDFKERISGSHHIFHKDGMDEIINIQPNGSKAKPYQVKQVRQIILKYKLGGGIDA; the protein is encoded by the coding sequence ATGCAACGCTACTGTAAAGATATAGATTTTGCTGATCTCTGCAAAGTGTTGGGACACCTTGATTTTAAGGAACGTATTAGCGGTAGTCATCATATTTTTCATAAAGACGGCATGGATGAAATTATAAATATTCAACCAAATGGGTCTAAAGCAAAGCCGTATCAAGTTAAGCAGGTAAGACAAATTATTTTGAAATATAAACTTGGAGGTGGTATTGATGCATAA
- a CDS encoding molybdopterin-dependent oxidoreductase has translation MDFIDKITGAKLSRRSFILASAAATASLSLAGCGSSLTQATADQAAGKEGKWITAACWHNCGGRCLNKAYVVDGVVIRQKTDDTHPDSPDYPQQRACVRGRAQRQQVFGADRLKYPMKRKNWEPGGGKKELRGQDEWVRVSWDEALDAIAGEIKRIKAEKDNRSLFADGGPVSKVLALYGGYVPHWGTTSRGNWTYTPDVIGYSPESNSGINDRLDMRNCDTVIMFGLNPAWSSAGNPAYNFLQVKKAGAEFIAVDPYYNDTYGLLEADWIPCRPVTDTALLLGVAYTLLEEDDPVHNPLIDWEFLKKNTLGFDAESMPEGTNPQDNFKDYVLGTYDGIPKNAEWAAEISGVAPDRIRYLARAMNKNKKVAILTGWASARTQNTDNLPQLFMTIGAMTGHLGKSGHMCGISCHSRSSNGGDMLVKPGSNKLPSIKNPVDDSFNDTEMWRAIVDGKYNWTGHQKYYKGETRDIDIRLIYHDSGAALQSRDGMTKGIEAHRKVDLVVSHGQFLTTNAKYSDFVLPVTTEWEKIGGFLTGNREMVIMYSQITEPMYECQSDEWIAIELAKRLGIDPDQAFPIDAKQQFFNQIAGATTTHEDGISKIPMVTITEADIAEWGVQGKPQEGRIGLKEFQEKGIFQVERKPGDNYGFIAFKEFRDDPAANPRPNSASGKMEIYSQVLGDTINNLGYSEIKPIPTHIPPVEGYEATFKDWQGKIKGDYPYQVINPHYLRRSHTVFDNVQWLRETWPNPVYISTQDAKEKGLADGDTVLLTSQHGKTLRTACLTDRFMPGVIGLPHGSWVDMDEKTGIDTGGADNILCGPVSTGQGVSGWNSCVCNMEKYSGASLIADVQKPQRIIL, from the coding sequence ATGGATTTCATTGACAAAATCACAGGTGCTAAATTAAGCCGGCGCTCCTTCATTTTAGCCAGTGCCGCCGCCACAGCCAGCCTATCTCTTGCCGGCTGCGGCAGCAGCTTAACCCAGGCCACAGCCGATCAAGCCGCCGGCAAAGAAGGCAAATGGATCACCGCCGCCTGCTGGCATAACTGCGGCGGACGATGTCTTAACAAGGCCTATGTGGTGGATGGGGTGGTCATCCGGCAAAAAACCGACGACACCCACCCGGACAGCCCGGACTATCCGCAACAACGGGCCTGCGTGCGGGGACGGGCTCAACGGCAGCAGGTTTTTGGCGCTGACCGTCTGAAGTATCCGATGAAGAGGAAGAACTGGGAACCGGGCGGAGGCAAGAAAGAGCTCCGGGGTCAGGACGAATGGGTGCGGGTATCCTGGGATGAAGCCCTGGATGCCATTGCCGGAGAAATAAAAAGAATCAAAGCGGAAAAGGATAACCGTTCACTTTTTGCCGATGGCGGCCCCGTCTCCAAGGTTTTGGCTTTATACGGGGGATATGTGCCCCATTGGGGAACCACATCCCGGGGTAACTGGACTTATACTCCCGATGTCATCGGTTACAGCCCGGAGTCCAATTCGGGGATCAATGACAGGTTGGATATGCGCAACTGTGATACCGTTATTATGTTTGGCCTCAATCCGGCCTGGAGTTCCGCCGGCAATCCCGCCTATAATTTCCTTCAGGTGAAAAAGGCCGGGGCCGAGTTTATTGCGGTTGATCCTTATTATAACGATACTTATGGCCTGCTGGAGGCGGATTGGATTCCCTGCCGGCCTGTTACGGATACGGCACTGCTTCTGGGAGTTGCCTATACTTTACTGGAAGAAGACGATCCGGTCCACAATCCTTTAATTGACTGGGAATTCCTGAAAAAGAACACCCTCGGTTTTGATGCTGAGAGTATGCCGGAAGGCACCAACCCCCAAGACAATTTTAAAGATTATGTTCTCGGCACCTATGACGGTATCCCCAAAAATGCAGAATGGGCTGCCGAAATCAGCGGCGTCGCTCCGGACAGGATCCGCTATCTGGCCCGGGCCATGAACAAGAATAAAAAAGTAGCCATTTTAACCGGCTGGGCCTCTGCCAGAACTCAAAATACGGATAATCTGCCTCAGCTCTTTATGACCATCGGAGCCATGACCGGACATCTGGGAAAATCCGGCCATATGTGCGGAATCAGTTGCCACAGCCGCTCCAGTAACGGGGGCGACATGCTGGTAAAACCCGGCTCCAATAAATTGCCTTCAATTAAAAACCCAGTTGACGACAGCTTTAATGATACGGAAATGTGGCGGGCGATTGTCGACGGCAAATATAACTGGACAGGTCATCAGAAGTATTATAAAGGGGAAACACGGGATATTGATATCCGCCTGATTTATCACGACAGCGGTGCGGCCTTGCAATCCAGAGACGGGATGACCAAAGGTATTGAAGCTCACCGCAAAGTGGATTTGGTCGTCAGTCACGGTCAGTTCCTCACCACCAACGCCAAGTATTCCGACTTTGTCCTCCCCGTCACCACGGAATGGGAAAAAATCGGCGGGTTTTTAACCGGTAATCGAGAAATGGTGATTATGTATTCCCAAATCACCGAACCCATGTATGAATGTCAAAGTGACGAATGGATTGCCATCGAACTGGCCAAACGCTTAGGGATCGATCCGGATCAAGCTTTTCCCATCGATGCCAAACAACAGTTTTTCAATCAGATTGCCGGTGCAACCACCACCCATGAAGACGGGATAAGCAAAATCCCCATGGTCACCATCACGGAGGCCGATATTGCCGAATGGGGTGTTCAGGGCAAGCCTCAGGAAGGACGGATTGGTTTAAAAGAGTTCCAGGAAAAGGGTATTTTCCAAGTTGAACGAAAACCGGGAGACAACTATGGCTTTATCGCCTTTAAAGAATTCAGAGATGACCCGGCAGCCAATCCCCGCCCCAATTCAGCCAGCGGTAAGATGGAAATCTACTCTCAAGTGCTGGGAGATACCATCAATAACCTGGGCTATAGTGAGATCAAGCCCATACCCACTCATATTCCCCCTGTGGAAGGCTATGAGGCAACCTTTAAAGACTGGCAGGGCAAAATCAAAGGCGACTATCCTTACCAGGTGATCAATCCCCACTACCTCCGCCGCTCCCACACCGTCTTCGACAATGTGCAGTGGCTCAGAGAAACCTGGCCCAATCCGGTCTACATCAGCACCCAGGATGCCAAGGAAAAAGGGCTTGCCGATGGGGATACGGTCTTACTAACCAGCCAGCACGGCAAAACCCTGCGCACCGCCTGCCTTACCGATCGCTTTATGCCCGGCGTCATTGGTCTGCCCCATGGCTCCTGGGTCGATATGGATGAAAAAACCGGCATCGATACCGGAGGAGCGGACAATATTCTCTGCGGACCGGTCTCCACCGGCCAAGGGGTCTCCGGCTGGAACAGCTGCGTCTGCAATATGGAGAAATATTCCGGCGCCTCCCTAATCGCCGATGTGCAAAAACCCCAGCGGATTATTCTCTAA